From Azospirillum sp. TSA2s, a single genomic window includes:
- a CDS encoding EAL domain-containing protein, which yields MHQTLSAEFDLLPDRKPARINAIYDAIPVGIAFLDRQLRCLRMNRRMGALAGLPATAATGLPFIDVWPEAEDALLAAASLALAGTVVEDIALTGPLTGAERALVASLHPHSDGNGDGAALLCIVEDRTALRRCEAELRHFKELRRQTLELSDLYPWYGAPDGTPRTTRRWRERTGLGAADVATPQGWIAALHPDDRAPFEAAWTCSLTGGAALEIDLRLRVAGDGVPDSEYRWFRRRAAAQRDAEGRIVQWHGTDEDIHERRLAEDALRESEDHYRHSVELNPQFPFTLDADGRLLEVSSRWRALVGLSHEETLGHGWMRAVHPDDLNGARQNWADAIASGVRIDNEKRIRMADGSYRWFRARATARRDATGRVVRWYGSTEDIHERKMTEAALRESESFARQILDNSPECVKVLDMEGRLTFMNIPGVRLMELDSFECLKNQPWEANWPEERRPQLRASIDIAKRGGTGRFLGFCPTAKGTPKWWDNLVCPLPGADGRPQRLLAISRDVTDIQMARQALEETTALLSGVLESTTDAVVFIDRDWRITYRNPAAAAIHEGRGIRLGDAFFDAFPQQTESSSLFRKAMADQTPVVFEEFVTALGQWTEIHAFPTAQGLSVFFRNVTERRRVEEERRAAQEKIAQLARLDSLTGLSNRLYFQERLEEALREAPDEGVMAVHYIDLDQFKAVNDTLGHHAGDALLRQVAGRLRGCIGAADLVSRFGGDEFAVLQPNLWGPAEAEDLARCIISALAEPIEIDGAQVRTGTSIGIALSRRDGVEADALLKAADIALYRAKADGRNTHRFFAPEMAERLKSFHDLKLGLHEALRQGEFELHYQPLVCTGESRIRGFEALIRWRRPGRGLIRPADFIPVAEETGLIGPIGEWALREACREATRWPDGIGISVNVSSVQFRDKELVESVRQALADTGLAPERLELEITESVLLQDDDANLGTLRELRALGARIVMDDFGTGYSALGYLCRFRFDKVKIDRSFVANLPRCDGSTAVVQAVAGMGRNLGIVITAEGVEEQTQLDAVRRLGCHEAQGYLFSRPVPAAEVPALIARLQDEG from the coding sequence ATGCACCAAACCCTGAGCGCCGAGTTCGACTTGCTCCCGGACCGCAAGCCCGCGCGGATCAACGCGATCTACGACGCGATCCCGGTGGGGATTGCGTTCCTCGACCGCCAGCTCCGCTGCCTGCGGATGAACCGGCGCATGGGGGCGCTGGCGGGACTTCCCGCGACCGCCGCGACGGGACTGCCCTTCATCGATGTCTGGCCGGAGGCGGAGGACGCGCTGCTCGCCGCCGCATCGCTCGCCCTGGCCGGCACGGTGGTGGAGGACATCGCCCTGACCGGTCCCCTCACCGGTGCGGAGCGGGCGCTGGTCGCCAGCCTGCATCCTCACAGCGATGGAAATGGGGATGGCGCCGCCCTGCTCTGCATCGTGGAGGACCGGACCGCGCTGCGGCGGTGCGAGGCCGAGCTGCGCCACTTCAAGGAGCTGCGCCGCCAGACGCTGGAACTGAGCGACCTGTATCCATGGTACGGCGCCCCGGACGGCACACCGCGCACGACCCGGCGCTGGCGCGAGCGCACCGGTCTCGGCGCGGCCGACGTCGCGACGCCGCAGGGCTGGATCGCGGCGCTCCACCCCGACGACCGCGCGCCCTTCGAGGCCGCCTGGACCTGCAGCCTGACCGGCGGTGCCGCGCTGGAGATCGACCTGCGCCTGCGCGTTGCCGGGGACGGAGTACCGGACAGCGAGTATCGCTGGTTCCGTCGCCGCGCCGCCGCCCAGCGCGACGCGGAGGGACGCATCGTCCAGTGGCACGGCACCGACGAGGACATCCACGAACGCCGCCTTGCCGAAGACGCCCTGCGCGAGAGCGAGGACCATTACCGCCATTCGGTCGAGCTGAACCCGCAATTCCCCTTCACCCTCGATGCCGACGGCCGGCTGCTGGAGGTCTCATCGCGCTGGCGCGCCCTGGTCGGGCTGAGCCACGAGGAGACGCTGGGGCATGGATGGATGCGCGCCGTCCATCCCGACGACCTGAACGGCGCCCGGCAGAATTGGGCCGACGCCATCGCCAGCGGCGTTCGCATCGACAACGAAAAGCGCATCCGCATGGCCGACGGCAGCTACCGCTGGTTCCGCGCGCGCGCCACCGCACGCCGCGACGCCACCGGCCGGGTCGTCCGCTGGTACGGTTCGACCGAGGACATCCACGAACGCAAGATGACCGAGGCGGCGCTGCGTGAAAGCGAATCCTTCGCCCGCCAGATCCTGGACAACAGCCCGGAATGCGTGAAGGTGCTGGACATGGAGGGGCGGCTGACCTTCATGAACATTCCCGGCGTCCGCCTGATGGAGCTGGACAGCTTCGAGTGCCTGAAGAACCAGCCCTGGGAGGCCAACTGGCCGGAGGAGCGCCGGCCGCAGCTGCGCGCGTCGATCGACATCGCGAAGCGGGGCGGCACCGGGCGTTTCCTCGGCTTCTGTCCGACGGCCAAGGGCACGCCGAAATGGTGGGACAATCTGGTCTGCCCCCTTCCCGGCGCCGACGGACGGCCACAGCGGCTGCTCGCCATTTCCCGCGACGTCACCGACATCCAGATGGCCCGGCAGGCGCTGGAGGAGACCACCGCGCTGTTGTCCGGCGTGCTGGAAAGCACCACCGACGCCGTGGTGTTCATTGACCGCGACTGGCGCATCACCTACCGCAACCCGGCCGCCGCCGCCATTCATGAGGGCCGCGGCATCCGGCTGGGCGACGCCTTCTTCGACGCCTTCCCGCAGCAGACCGAAAGCAGCAGCCTGTTCCGCAAGGCGATGGCCGACCAGACGCCGGTCGTCTTCGAGGAATTCGTCACGGCTCTCGGCCAATGGACGGAAATCCACGCCTTCCCGACCGCGCAGGGACTGTCCGTCTTCTTCCGCAACGTCACCGAACGCCGGCGGGTGGAGGAGGAGCGGCGCGCCGCCCAGGAGAAGATCGCCCAACTCGCCCGGCTGGATTCGCTGACCGGCCTGTCCAACCGGCTCTATTTCCAGGAGCGGCTGGAAGAGGCGCTGCGCGAGGCGCCCGACGAGGGCGTGATGGCGGTCCATTACATCGACCTCGACCAGTTCAAGGCCGTCAACGACACGCTGGGCCACCATGCCGGCGACGCGCTGCTGCGGCAGGTGGCCGGCCGTCTGCGCGGCTGCATCGGCGCCGCCGACCTGGTTTCCCGCTTCGGCGGCGACGAGTTCGCCGTCCTGCAGCCCAACCTGTGGGGACCGGCGGAGGCGGAGGATCTCGCCCGCTGCATCATCTCGGCGCTGGCCGAGCCGATCGAGATCGACGGCGCCCAGGTCCGGACCGGAACCAGCATCGGCATCGCCCTGTCCCGGCGCGACGGCGTCGAGGCCGACGCGCTGCTGAAGGCGGCCGACATCGCGCTCTACCGCGCCAAGGCCGACGGCCGCAACACCCACCGCTTCTTCGCGCCCGAGATGGCGGAGCGGCTGAAATCCTTCCACGACCTGAAGCTGGGACTGCACGAGGCGCTGCGGCAGGGCGAGTTCGAGCTGCATTACCAGCCGCTGGTCTGCACCGGCGAGTCCCGCATCCGCGGGTTCGAGGCGCTGATCCGCTGGCGCCGCCCCGGCCGCGGCCTGATCCGCCCGGCCGACTTCATCCCCGTCGCGGAGGAAACCGGCCTGATCGGCCCGATCGGCGAGTGGGCCCTGCGCGAAGCCTGCCGCGAGGCGACGCGCTGGCCCGACGGCATCGGGATCAGCGTCAACGTGTCCTCCGTCCAGTTCCGCGACAAGGAGCTGGTGGAGTCGGTGCGCCAGGCGCTGGCCGACACCGGGCTGGCGCCGGAGCGGCTGGAGCTGGAGATCACCGAGTCCGTCCTGCTGCAGGACGACGACGCCAATCTCGGCACCCTGCGCGAGCTGCGGGCTCTCGGCGCGCGGATCGTCATGGATGATTTCGGCACCGGCTATTCGGCGCTGGGCTATCTCTGCCGCTTCCGCTTCGACAAGGTGAAGATCGACCGCAGCTTCGTCGCCAACCTGCCGCGCTGCGACGGCTCCACCGCCGTGGTCCAGGCGGTGGCCGGGATGGGCCGCAACCTGGGCATCGTCATCACCGCCGAGGGGGTGGAGGAGCAAACCCAGCTCGACGCCGTCCGCCGGCTGGGCTGCCACGAGGCGCAGGGCTATCTGTTCTCCCGCCCGGTCCCGGCGGCGGAGGTGCCGGCGCTGATCGCGCGGCTGCAGGACGAGGGCTGA
- a CDS encoding ribbon-helix-helix domain-containing protein, which produces MGLFDPILKNVVIYGHRTSMNMERIYWESLEEICAREDISRNELLTMIYKRNSKSANPEATLTSAVRVFILYYQRAAATESGHLLARHGHGAPMLGTPLELDEDRKAALKVQLQEAPASPE; this is translated from the coding sequence ATGGGTTTATTTGACCCAATTCTGAAAAACGTTGTGATCTATGGCCACCGCACATCCATGAATATGGAGCGCATTTACTGGGAAAGTCTTGAAGAAATTTGTGCGCGCGAAGACATATCTCGTAATGAACTTCTGACAATGATCTACAAACGTAACTCCAAGTCCGCGAATCCAGAGGCAACGCTTACATCTGCAGTTCGGGTGTTTATTCTGTATTATCAGAGAGCCGCGGCAACAGAATCCGGTCACCTCTTAGCGAGGCACGGACATGGAGCACCGATGCTCGGCACTCCTCTGGAACTCGACGAGGACCGTAAGGCTGCGCTGAAAGTTCAACTGCAAGAAGCGCCTGCTTCACCGGAATGA
- a CDS encoding GNAT family N-acetyltransferase: MPDGSFFSDTEALGLASSHLRNSKEIRVVIARGADDLMRCMVIRATVWLTMPNARFDEHYDENDFSCTHLLVFEGDEPVGTLRLRWLKDEARFERLSIREDHRSLPVLRRLIDFAFKLIASKGYTYASGMTREKGVKFWQRRGAAICGTPVIYHGEEVVPIRITLDGDAHPTLAKGPGHPDYEALMLLPESRLMRA, translated from the coding sequence ATGCCGGACGGCAGCTTCTTTTCAGATACGGAGGCGCTTGGGCTTGCGTCCTCGCACCTTCGCAACAGCAAAGAAATCCGCGTTGTTATCGCACGTGGCGCAGATGATCTCATGCGATGCATGGTTATCCGCGCAACGGTTTGGTTGACAATGCCCAATGCCCGGTTCGATGAACATTATGATGAGAATGATTTTTCCTGCACCCACCTCCTCGTTTTCGAGGGGGATGAACCAGTGGGGACTTTGCGCCTGCGCTGGTTGAAGGATGAAGCTCGCTTCGAGCGTTTGTCGATTCGCGAGGACCATAGAAGCCTACCGGTCCTACGGCGCCTGATCGATTTCGCTTTCAAGCTGATTGCAAGCAAAGGCTACACCTATGCGAGCGGAATGACTCGCGAAAAGGGAGTGAAATTTTGGCAGCGCAGGGGAGCAGCAATCTGTGGCACCCCGGTGATCTACCACGGCGAGGAGGTCGTCCCGATCCGAATCACTTTGGATGGCGATGCGCATCCCACTTTGGCGAAAGGCCCTGGGCATCCCGATTACGAAGCGCTGATGTTACTCCCCGAATCCCGCCTTATGAGGGCCTGA
- a CDS encoding ABC transporter substrate-binding protein, whose protein sequence is MFKPFLLGAAFGAVSLVAAFSATVAPAMAAEQTAICYNCPPEWADWASQLKAIKADLGIAVPFDNKNSGQSLAAMLAEKDKPVADVVYLGGPVGIQAKAAGVVTPYKPAAWAEIPDGMKDADGNWFAIHSGTLGFFVNTEALGGKPVPQSWADLLKPDYSGMVGYLDPTSAAVGYVGAVAVNQALGGDYGSFDKAIGWFKDLQKNQPIVPKQTSYARVLSGEIPILIDYDFNAYRAKYTDKAPVAFVIPKEGTVSVPYVMALVKNGPNPENGKKVLDYVLSDKGQTLWANAFMRPVRAEAMSPETAAKFLPAADYARAKPVDMVRMADAQKGFMDRYQAEVK, encoded by the coding sequence ATGTTCAAGCCGTTCCTGCTCGGCGCCGCCTTCGGTGCCGTCTCGCTGGTTGCCGCCTTTTCCGCAACGGTCGCACCCGCCATGGCGGCGGAGCAGACCGCCATCTGCTACAACTGCCCGCCGGAATGGGCCGACTGGGCGTCGCAGCTGAAGGCGATCAAGGCCGATCTCGGCATCGCCGTACCGTTCGACAACAAGAACTCCGGACAGTCGCTCGCCGCCATGCTGGCGGAAAAGGACAAGCCGGTGGCCGACGTCGTCTATCTCGGTGGGCCGGTCGGCATCCAGGCCAAGGCGGCCGGCGTCGTCACCCCCTACAAGCCGGCGGCCTGGGCCGAAATCCCCGACGGGATGAAGGACGCCGACGGCAACTGGTTCGCCATCCACAGCGGCACGCTGGGCTTCTTCGTCAACACCGAGGCGCTGGGCGGCAAGCCGGTGCCGCAGAGCTGGGCCGATCTGCTGAAGCCCGACTATTCGGGCATGGTCGGCTATCTCGACCCGACCAGCGCCGCCGTCGGCTATGTCGGCGCCGTGGCGGTCAACCAGGCGCTGGGCGGCGATTACGGCAGCTTCGACAAAGCCATCGGCTGGTTCAAGGACCTGCAGAAGAACCAGCCCATCGTGCCGAAGCAGACCTCCTACGCCCGCGTGCTGTCGGGCGAGATTCCGATCCTGATCGACTACGACTTCAACGCCTACCGCGCCAAATACACCGACAAGGCGCCGGTCGCCTTCGTCATCCCCAAGGAAGGCACGGTGTCGGTCCCCTATGTGATGGCGCTGGTCAAGAACGGCCCGAACCCGGAGAACGGCAAGAAGGTTCTGGACTACGTCCTGTCGGACAAGGGCCAGACCCTGTGGGCCAACGCCTTCATGCGCCCGGTCCGCGCCGAGGCGATGTCGCCGGAGACCGCGGCCAAGTTCCTGCCGGCCGCCGACTACGCCCGCGCCAAGCCGGTCGACATGGTGCGCATGGCGGACGCGCAGAAGGGCTTCATGGACCGCTATCAGGCGGAGGTGAAGTGA
- a CDS encoding LysR family transcriptional regulator, which translates to MATDLTTLRMLLALSEGGSTYNAAAALGVDAATVSRRMAVLERKAGVPLFVKRPTGTVFTDAGLQLLDAADAAVVAVTNFDLLLETIANRHAKPVTISAPEGIGSYLLTPQLAGFADTPTPIRFPQDALPQVSILPMESRADIEIILVHPGCDIHRQGEYKARKLGVMRFLPVVAKSYLAKNDAPTNFRELGKAPLLNHLIYSNHPSFARWADIAHGSANGPLVNVSTSSALHRAVLTGRGIALLPDFSEEIDDLVAVLPIGERIGIELWAVATPESLKLPTVKRAWDVIGTAFVNSPWFN; encoded by the coding sequence ATGGCGACGGACTTGACCACGCTGCGCATGCTGCTGGCCTTGTCCGAAGGTGGATCGACGTACAACGCCGCTGCGGCTCTCGGCGTCGATGCCGCAACCGTCAGCAGGCGGATGGCGGTATTGGAGCGCAAGGCCGGCGTCCCGCTCTTTGTGAAGCGACCGACGGGTACGGTCTTCACCGACGCAGGCCTACAACTCCTCGACGCCGCAGACGCCGCAGTCGTTGCCGTAACCAATTTCGACCTGCTGCTGGAGACCATCGCCAACAGACATGCGAAGCCGGTCACGATTTCGGCGCCGGAGGGGATCGGGTCGTATCTGCTGACGCCGCAACTCGCCGGCTTCGCCGATACGCCGACGCCAATCCGTTTTCCGCAGGACGCTCTGCCGCAGGTCAGCATCCTGCCTATGGAGTCACGCGCGGACATAGAGATCATCCTCGTCCACCCCGGCTGCGACATCCACCGGCAGGGCGAGTACAAGGCGCGAAAGCTGGGCGTGATGCGGTTCCTGCCCGTGGTGGCGAAAAGCTACCTCGCCAAGAACGATGCCCCGACCAACTTCAGGGAATTGGGGAAGGCCCCGCTCCTCAACCACTTGATCTACTCGAACCACCCATCCTTCGCGCGGTGGGCGGACATCGCGCACGGCAGCGCGAACGGACCGCTGGTCAATGTCAGCACCAGTTCCGCCCTCCATCGTGCGGTTCTCACCGGTCGCGGCATCGCGCTGCTGCCCGACTTCTCTGAGGAGATCGACGATCTGGTCGCGGTTCTGCCGATCGGCGAGCGCATCGGCATAGAGCTGTGGGCAGTTGCCACACCCGAATCCCTGAAGCTCCCGACCGTCAAGCGCGCCTGGGACGTGATCGGGACGGCCTTCGTCAACTCGCCCTGGTTCAACTGA
- a CDS encoding LacI family DNA-binding transcriptional regulator — translation MTDRRTMDRVATIRDVAALAGVSIATVSRVLNGSGNATPETMEKVRAAASDLSFRPSTIGRSLKAARTRTVGVLVPSLTNPVFAESVAGIQDAAAEVGYSVLIASTDYDPARESRAIEGLLSNRVEGLVLTVADADRSGSLDTLDEVRLPYVLAYNQPERAPRAHVSVDNVAASRAVVERMAELGHRRIGMIVGRFRQSDRSRRRHAGWLAALADAGLPPGPVVEVDFNELRLAHRLAPHLEGAERPTAFFASNDMLALATIRALRDLGLSVPDDVSVCGFDGIEVGRLMAPSLATLVQPARAMGATAFECLRTGFSGERQGRAVMLPFTLRPGESLGAAPSKSS, via the coding sequence ATGACGGATCGGCGGACCATGGACCGGGTGGCGACGATCCGCGACGTGGCGGCGCTCGCCGGGGTGTCGATCGCCACTGTGTCGCGCGTCCTCAACGGCAGCGGCAACGCCACGCCGGAAACCATGGAGAAGGTGCGCGCCGCCGCCTCCGACCTGTCCTTCCGGCCCAGCACCATCGGGCGCAGCCTGAAGGCGGCGCGCACCCGCACCGTCGGCGTGCTGGTGCCGTCGCTGACCAACCCTGTCTTCGCCGAAAGCGTCGCCGGCATCCAGGACGCGGCGGCGGAGGTTGGGTACAGCGTGCTGATCGCCTCCACCGACTATGATCCGGCCCGCGAATCGCGCGCCATCGAAGGGCTGCTATCGAACCGGGTTGAAGGGCTGGTGCTGACCGTCGCCGATGCCGACCGCAGCGGCTCGCTCGATACGCTGGACGAGGTGCGGCTGCCCTATGTGCTGGCCTACAACCAGCCGGAACGCGCACCGCGCGCCCATGTGTCGGTCGACAATGTCGCCGCCTCCCGCGCGGTGGTGGAGCGCATGGCGGAGCTGGGACACCGGCGCATCGGCATGATCGTCGGGCGCTTCCGCCAGTCCGACCGCTCGCGCCGGCGCCATGCCGGCTGGCTGGCGGCGCTGGCCGATGCCGGGTTGCCGCCGGGGCCGGTGGTGGAGGTCGATTTCAACGAATTGCGGCTGGCCCACCGGCTGGCCCCCCATCTGGAGGGGGCGGAGCGGCCGACGGCCTTCTTTGCCTCCAATGACATGCTGGCGCTCGCCACCATCCGGGCGCTGCGCGACCTCGGCCTGTCGGTGCCGGACGATGTTTCGGTCTGCGGATTCGACGGCATCGAGGTCGGACGGCTGATGGCGCCCAGCCTCGCCACGCTGGTGCAGCCGGCCCGCGCCATGGGCGCCACCGCCTTCGAATGTTTGCGCACCGGCTTTTCCGGTGAGCGGCAAGGCCGCGCCGTGATGCTGCCATTCACCCTGCGTCCGGGCGAATCGCTCGGCGCCGCACCGTCAAAATCCTCTTAA
- a CDS encoding ABC transporter permease — translation MHSLSNRRGWGFWLQLGFTLLVCALLTVPMVMSMLAGLTANYFVGLKSGLTLRWVDEVLRVYSGTILLSLQIAFACLACTLVLGVPAAYALARRPGRIARLVEEMLMMPVAIPGLATALALIVTYGGVGDLRSSWLFILIGHVLFTLPFMVRAVLAVMGAIDLTTLEEGAASLGAGFLRRFVTVVLPNCRSGILAGSLMVLTLSVGEFNLTWLLHTPLTKTLPVGLADSYASLRIEIGSAYTLVFFVMIVPSLILLQGLAKRGRPSV, via the coding sequence ATGCACAGTCTGTCGAATCGCCGGGGCTGGGGGTTCTGGCTGCAATTGGGCTTCACCCTGCTGGTCTGCGCCCTGCTGACCGTGCCGATGGTGATGTCGATGCTGGCCGGGCTGACCGCCAACTATTTCGTCGGCTTGAAGAGCGGCCTGACCCTGCGCTGGGTCGATGAGGTGCTGCGGGTCTATTCCGGCACCATCCTGCTGTCCTTGCAGATCGCCTTCGCCTGTCTGGCCTGCACGCTGGTGCTGGGCGTACCGGCGGCCTATGCGCTGGCGCGCCGTCCCGGCCGGATCGCGCGGCTGGTGGAGGAGATGCTGATGATGCCGGTCGCCATCCCCGGCCTCGCCACCGCGCTGGCGCTGATCGTCACCTATGGCGGCGTCGGGGACCTGCGCAGCAGCTGGCTGTTCATCCTGATCGGCCATGTGCTGTTCACCCTGCCCTTCATGGTCCGCGCCGTGCTGGCGGTGATGGGCGCCATCGACCTGACCACGCTGGAGGAAGGGGCGGCCAGCCTCGGCGCCGGCTTCCTGCGCCGCTTCGTCACGGTGGTGCTGCCCAACTGCCGCTCCGGCATCCTGGCCGGGTCGTTGATGGTGCTGACCCTGTCGGTCGGCGAGTTCAACCTGACCTGGCTGCTGCACACGCCGCTGACCAAGACTCTGCCGGTGGGGCTGGCCGACAGCTATGCCTCGCTGCGGATCGAGATCGGCAGCGCCTACACCCTCGTCTTCTTCGTGATGATCGTGCCGAGCCTGATCCTGCTGCAGGGTCTGGCCAAGCGCGGCCGTCCGTCCGTTTG
- a CDS encoding formate/nitrite transporter family protein — translation MPDASDTRLNQDERDEVKERSNPPALILHEAIRLEGQEELKRPTSSLLWSGLAAGLSMGFSMVGEALMMTHLPDEPWRPLIASFGYCFGFLIVILGRQQLFTENTLTVILPLLHRWSTDTLMKVVRLWALVFAANIVGTLLFSTFAIGTDAFSPQLRAAFVELGTTAARSGFTTTLLHGVLAGWLIALLVWITPSVGQARFFIIVALTWLIALGKFAHVIAGSVEVSFAAMSGEIGWDRYAFGFLLPSLIGNVLGGVGMVALINHAQVRQDQ, via the coding sequence GTGCCCGACGCCAGCGATACCCGCCTGAACCAGGATGAGCGGGACGAGGTCAAGGAACGCTCCAACCCGCCGGCGCTGATCCTGCACGAGGCCATCCGCCTGGAGGGGCAGGAGGAGCTGAAGCGCCCGACCTCCTCCCTGCTGTGGTCGGGACTGGCGGCCGGGCTGTCGATGGGCTTCTCGATGGTGGGCGAGGCATTGATGATGACTCATCTGCCGGACGAGCCGTGGCGGCCGCTGATCGCCAGCTTCGGCTATTGCTTCGGCTTCCTGATCGTCATTCTGGGGCGACAGCAGCTGTTCACCGAGAACACGCTGACGGTGATCCTGCCGCTGCTGCATCGCTGGTCGACCGATACCCTGATGAAGGTGGTGCGGCTGTGGGCGCTGGTCTTTGCCGCGAACATCGTCGGCACGCTGCTGTTCTCCACGTTCGCCATCGGAACGGATGCCTTTTCCCCGCAACTGCGCGCCGCCTTCGTCGAGTTGGGCACGACCGCGGCGCGATCCGGATTCACGACGACGCTGCTGCACGGGGTGCTGGCCGGCTGGCTGATCGCGCTGCTGGTCTGGATCACGCCGTCGGTCGGGCAGGCTCGCTTTTTCATCATCGTCGCCCTGACCTGGCTGATCGCGCTGGGCAAGTTCGCCCACGTCATCGCCGGCTCGGTCGAGGTGTCCTTCGCCGCCATGTCCGGCGAGATCGGCTGGGACCGCTACGCCTTCGGCTTCCTGCTGCCGTCGCTGATCGGCAACGTGCTGGGCGGCGTCGGGATGGTGGCGCTGATCAACCACGCGCAGGTGCGGCAGGACCAGTGA
- a CDS encoding ribbon-helix-helix domain-containing protein, with protein sequence MKLPPPAAARPVMYKIRVAGRFTTLRMERAMWDAIDEICLGMRVQRHVLLSRIDARRDEGLGLTSAIRVFLISYWRIAADVPEVRVDEAVEQALRLLRCDQEQNDEILTMDRIAPELTLGRARMVAALCGRFLDHRTLGELARQQWRGLAPWHEGIDAVAGKVLVTLTQREAGADE encoded by the coding sequence ATGAAGCTGCCGCCTCCCGCCGCCGCCCGGCCGGTGATGTACAAAATCCGCGTTGCCGGCCGCTTTACGACGCTCCGCATGGAACGTGCGATGTGGGATGCCATAGACGAGATTTGCCTGGGCATGCGGGTGCAACGCCATGTGCTACTCAGTCGAATTGACGCCCGGCGCGACGAAGGTCTGGGCCTCACCAGCGCAATACGCGTTTTCCTAATCAGCTATTGGCGGATCGCGGCCGATGTCCCGGAGGTCCGGGTCGACGAGGCCGTTGAGCAGGCTTTGCGTCTGTTGCGCTGCGATCAGGAGCAGAACGACGAGATCCTCACCATGGATCGGATTGCCCCGGAACTGACGCTTGGTAGGGCACGCATGGTAGCGGCATTGTGCGGCCGATTCCTAGATCATCGCACACTTGGCGAATTGGCCCGACAGCAGTGGCGCGGACTGGCACCGTGGCATGAGGGCATCGACGCGGTTGCCGGTAAGGTGCTGGTGACGCTAACACAGCGTGAGGCTGGCGCGGATGAGTGA
- a CDS encoding ABC transporter permease gives MSACVQDAPLPHRPAASPSAGPGWAGEPLRLAALLAPAAAVFAAFFLLPLVRLILIGAGGAEGWSAYLTTLVDPGHLDSLISTLALSAGVTLVTLAVSTVAGLFLVRHRFPGHALLVALLTFPLAFPGVVIGFMVIMLAGRQGLIGTITQALTGGKLVFAYSMAGLFLGYVYFSIPRVILTVMAAAEKLDPRLEEAARSLGAAPWRVVADVILPALKPALVSAGALCFATSMGAFGTAFTLATRINVLPMTIYTEFTLQANIAAAAALSVLLGLITWAALAVARSVAGTSVAAAG, from the coding sequence GTGAGCGCCTGCGTGCAGGACGCTCCCCTCCCCCACCGGCCGGCGGCGAGTCCGTCGGCCGGGCCGGGATGGGCGGGCGAGCCGCTGCGGCTGGCGGCCCTGCTGGCGCCGGCGGCGGCGGTGTTCGCGGCCTTCTTCCTGCTGCCGCTGGTCCGCCTGATCCTGATCGGCGCCGGCGGGGCGGAAGGATGGAGCGCCTATCTCACCACGCTGGTCGATCCCGGCCATCTCGACAGCCTGATCTCCACGCTGGCGCTGTCGGCGGGGGTGACCCTGGTGACGCTGGCGGTGTCCACCGTCGCCGGGCTGTTTCTGGTGCGGCACCGATTTCCCGGCCATGCCCTGCTGGTGGCGCTGCTGACCTTCCCGCTGGCCTTTCCCGGCGTGGTCATCGGCTTCATGGTCATCATGCTGGCCGGACGGCAAGGGCTGATCGGCACAATCACCCAGGCGCTGACCGGGGGGAAGCTGGTGTTCGCCTATTCGATGGCCGGGCTGTTCCTCGGCTACGTCTATTTCTCGATCCCGCGCGTCATCCTGACGGTGATGGCGGCGGCGGAGAAGCTGGACCCGCGGCTGGAGGAAGCGGCGCGGTCGCTGGGAGCGGCCCCGTGGCGGGTGGTGGCCGACGTGATCCTGCCGGCGCTGAAACCGGCGCTGGTTTCGGCCGGCGCGCTCTGCTTCGCGACCTCGATGGGCGCGTTCGGCACCGCCTTCACGCTCGCCACCCGGATCAATGTGCTGCCGATGACGATCTATACGGAATTCACGCTCCAGGCGAACATCGCGGCGGCGGCAGCACTCAGCGTCCTGCTCGGCCTCATCACCTGGGCTGCCCTGGCGGTGGCGCGCAGCGTCGCCGGCACCTCCGTTGCGGCGGCGGGGTGA